From a single Mesorhizobium shangrilense genomic region:
- a CDS encoding YfbK domain-containing protein translates to MVDDNELGKLRDIAAPAPGESAKARAFEAALRAYDLNEKTSTAPQGSISGLRLTERAQKLWSEIMQKKLIATPAIAGLVALPIAGYATFHLLREQPPILGGSEKITETLADKPATLRPLAKQAPEAPAINEPLAANAPTKDKKVDMESRDAAEAPAVPPKSEAPVAVGAAQESAASVPNQDAANAGRTTLNVAPPAPAPADEFALDGARSMPGMSPVARMSAESKLMMRQPAPALVDQVPPQAENRNRVEDFKTNPVHAALEDPVSTFSIDVDTASYSFVRRSLKEGSVPQADTVRVEEMINYFPYDWKGPESALTPFNSTVSVMPTPWNEHTKLMHVAIKGFDIKPAEQPKANLVFLIDVSGSMDEPDKLPLLRSAFRLLVNRLQPDDTVSIVTYAGEAGTVLMPTKVAEKDKILAAIGSLQPGGSTAGEAGIRQAYKLAQQSFIKDGVNRVMLATDGDFNVGQSDDDDLRRLIEKERQTGVFLSVFGFGHDNLNDQMMQTIAQNGNGTAAYIDTLAEAEKVLVEDASSTLFPIAKDVKIQVEFNPQKVSEYRLIGYETRALKREDFNNDRVDAGDIGSGHSVTAIYEITPKGSGGEQVDPLRYGQASVDNGGVANADEYAFVKIRYKLPNEDVSKLITTPVTSANEVSSFDQASTDQRFSVAVAAFGQKLRDEDATAKFGYDKIMQIANAARGADPFGYRSEFLSLVRLASALGDNK, encoded by the coding sequence ATGGTCGACGACAACGAACTCGGAAAACTGCGTGATATCGCGGCGCCCGCGCCGGGCGAGAGCGCGAAGGCACGCGCCTTCGAGGCTGCCTTGCGCGCCTACGACCTAAATGAAAAAACTTCCACCGCGCCCCAAGGATCGATCTCGGGACTTCGTCTCACAGAGCGAGCACAAAAGCTCTGGAGCGAAATCATGCAAAAGAAATTGATTGCCACGCCGGCCATTGCCGGGCTCGTCGCCTTGCCTATCGCCGGATACGCCACTTTTCACCTGCTGCGGGAACAGCCACCAATATTGGGCGGGAGCGAGAAGATCACGGAAACACTTGCCGACAAGCCGGCTACGTTGAGGCCGCTGGCCAAGCAGGCGCCTGAGGCCCCGGCGATCAATGAGCCGCTTGCGGCCAACGCCCCGACGAAGGACAAGAAGGTGGACATGGAAAGCCGCGATGCAGCCGAGGCGCCGGCCGTGCCGCCGAAGTCCGAAGCGCCCGTTGCTGTTGGTGCAGCGCAGGAATCGGCGGCGAGCGTTCCCAACCAGGATGCCGCCAACGCTGGAAGGACAACGTTGAATGTTGCACCTCCTGCGCCAGCCCCAGCGGATGAATTCGCGCTGGATGGCGCCAGGAGCATGCCCGGAATGTCGCCAGTCGCCCGCATGTCCGCCGAGTCGAAGCTGATGATGCGGCAGCCCGCGCCAGCTCTGGTCGATCAAGTGCCGCCCCAAGCGGAAAACCGCAATCGCGTCGAGGATTTCAAGACCAATCCGGTGCATGCGGCACTCGAGGATCCGGTCTCGACCTTCTCGATCGACGTCGACACCGCCTCCTATTCCTTCGTGCGGCGTTCGCTGAAGGAAGGGTCCGTACCGCAGGCCGATACGGTCCGCGTCGAGGAGATGATCAATTATTTCCCCTATGACTGGAAGGGACCGGAGTCCGCGTTGACGCCGTTCAACTCGACCGTCAGCGTCATGCCGACGCCGTGGAACGAACACACCAAGCTGATGCATGTCGCCATCAAGGGATTCGACATCAAGCCGGCCGAGCAGCCCAAGGCCAATCTGGTCTTCCTGATCGACGTTTCGGGCTCGATGGATGAGCCGGACAAGCTGCCGCTGCTGCGGTCGGCCTTCCGCCTGCTGGTCAACAGGCTGCAGCCCGATGACACGGTTTCCATCGTCACTTATGCCGGAGAGGCCGGTACGGTGCTGATGCCGACCAAGGTTGCCGAGAAGGACAAGATCCTGGCGGCGATCGGCAGCCTGCAGCCGGGCGGATCGACGGCCGGCGAAGCCGGCATCAGGCAAGCCTACAAGCTTGCCCAGCAATCCTTCATCAAGGATGGCGTCAATCGCGTGATGCTGGCTACCGATGGCGATTTCAATGTCGGCCAGTCGGACGATGACGATCTGAGGCGCCTGATCGAAAAGGAGCGCCAGACCGGCGTGTTCCTGTCGGTGTTCGGCTTCGGCCACGACAATCTGAACGACCAGATGATGCAGACCATCGCCCAGAACGGCAATGGCACCGCCGCCTATATCGACACGCTGGCCGAGGCCGAGAAGGTGCTGGTCGAGGATGCGTCCTCGACGCTGTTTCCCATCGCCAAGGATGTGAAGATCCAGGTCGAGTTCAACCCGCAAAAGGTCTCGGAATACCGGCTGATCGGCTACGAGACGCGCGCGTTGAAGCGCGAGGATTTCAACAACGATCGTGTCGATGCCGGCGATATCGGCTCCGGTCATTCGGTCACCGCCATCTACGAGATCACGCCCAAGGGCAGCGGCGGCGAGCAGGTCGATCCGCTACGCTATGGCCAGGCGTCGGTGGACAATGGCGGCGTGGCCAATGCCGACGAATATGCCTTCGTCAAGATCCGCTACAAGCTGCCCAATGAAGACGTCTCGAAGCTGATCACCACGCCGGTGACATCAGCCAATGAGGTATCGTCCTTCGACCAGGCCAGCACCGACCAGCGTTTCTCGGTCGCGGTCGCGGCCTTTGGCCAGAAACTGCGCGACGAGGATGCGACCGCGAAGTTCGGCTACGACAAGATCATGCAGATCGCCAATGCCGCCCGGGGCGCCGACCCGTTCGGGTACAGGTCCGAGTTCCTGTCGCTTGTACGGCTGGCCTCGGCGCTGGGCGACAACAAGTAA
- the bmt gene encoding betaine--homocysteine S-methyltransferase: MTTTNPIDALLAEKGVLLADGATGTNLFAMGLEAGEAPELLNETAPDTISSLHQNFVDAGADIILTNSFGGTRHRLKLHHAQDRVHALNKRAAEIARAVADKAGRKVIVAGSVGPTGELLVPLGAMTYDEAVDAFAEQIEGLKEGGAEVAWIETMSAPDEIRAAAEAAIRVGLPYTYTGSFDTAGRTMMGLLPKDIHGVVDGLSEAPLGVGANCGVGASDILASLLDMTEAKPQATVIVKGNCGIPEFRGTEIHYSGTPELMADYVRLAVDAGAKIVGGCCGTSFQHLAAMRKALDAHKKSQRPTVAAIVERIGPMRNKVATENTAETSEARRERRRSRA, from the coding sequence ATGACGACGACCAACCCCATTGACGCGCTGCTGGCTGAAAAGGGCGTGCTGCTGGCCGATGGCGCCACCGGCACCAACCTGTTCGCCATGGGGCTGGAAGCCGGCGAGGCGCCCGAACTGCTGAACGAGACGGCGCCCGACACGATCTCCAGCCTGCACCAGAATTTCGTCGATGCCGGCGCCGACATCATCCTGACCAACTCCTTCGGTGGCACCCGCCACCGGCTGAAACTGCACCATGCGCAGGACCGCGTGCATGCGCTGAACAAGCGCGCCGCCGAGATCGCGCGGGCTGTCGCCGACAAGGCCGGCCGCAAGGTGATCGTCGCCGGCTCGGTCGGCCCGACGGGTGAACTTCTGGTGCCGCTCGGCGCCATGACCTATGACGAGGCGGTCGACGCCTTTGCGGAGCAGATCGAGGGTCTCAAGGAAGGTGGCGCCGAAGTCGCCTGGATCGAGACCATGTCGGCGCCGGACGAAATTCGTGCTGCGGCCGAAGCCGCCATCCGCGTCGGCCTGCCCTACACCTATACCGGTTCCTTCGACACCGCCGGCCGCACCATGATGGGGTTGCTGCCCAAGGATATCCACGGCGTCGTTGATGGCCTGTCAGAGGCCCCGCTCGGCGTCGGCGCCAATTGCGGCGTCGGTGCCTCCGACATCCTGGCATCGCTGCTCGACATGACCGAGGCGAAGCCGCAGGCAACCGTGATCGTCAAGGGCAATTGCGGCATTCCCGAATTCCGCGGCACCGAGATCCACTATTCCGGCACGCCGGAACTGATGGCTGATTATGTGCGGCTCGCGGTCGATGCCGGCGCGAAAATCGTCGGTGGCTGCTGCGGCACCTCGTTCCAGCACCTTGCCGCCATGCGCAAGGCGCTTGACGCGCACAAGAAGTCTCAGCGCCCGACGGTTGCCGCGATCGTCGAGCGCATCGGCCCGATGCGCAACAAGGTGGCGACGGAAAACACGGCCGAGACCAGCGAAGCCCGTCGCGAGCGTCGTCGCAGCCGCGCCTGA
- a CDS encoding helix-turn-helix domain-containing protein, producing MDKRDLSAIFRERLKLLLTRSDLNQSAFATAVGIDRSALSQLLSGASTRLPRAETLLNIAAEFKVSLDWLLGLSQDEGLTGEIRESLEIEEAPDGFDRTLLAKWFAEAAGTKIRYVPAGIPDLLRTHALVDYEANITNRSRQAQAIETQYRIEYNRRPETDMEVCMPRHTLEIFARGLGVWDRFPEADRKQQLAHMATLLDDLYPTFRLFLYDGRMRYSIPLTIFGPYRAAIYVGDMYVVLNATQPIQALTRHFDNLIRVADVNPHEAAAFARNLAGMSFPSGSV from the coding sequence ATGGACAAACGGGATCTGTCAGCAATCTTCCGGGAGCGTCTGAAGCTGCTCCTGACACGCTCCGACCTCAACCAGTCGGCATTCGCCACTGCTGTCGGCATCGATCGGTCGGCACTGTCGCAACTGCTCTCCGGCGCCTCGACACGCTTGCCGCGCGCCGAAACGCTGCTCAATATCGCCGCCGAGTTCAAGGTGTCGCTGGACTGGCTGCTTGGTCTCAGCCAGGACGAAGGCCTGACCGGTGAAATCCGCGAGAGCCTGGAGATCGAGGAAGCGCCGGACGGCTTCGACCGCACGTTGCTGGCCAAATGGTTCGCTGAAGCCGCGGGCACCAAGATCCGCTATGTCCCGGCCGGCATTCCCGACCTTCTGCGAACGCACGCGCTCGTCGACTACGAAGCCAACATCACCAACAGGAGCCGCCAGGCGCAGGCCATCGAGACCCAATACCGCATCGAATACAACCGGCGCCCGGAAACCGACATGGAAGTCTGCATGCCGCGCCATACGCTGGAGATCTTTGCCCGTGGCCTCGGCGTCTGGGATCGTTTTCCCGAGGCCGACCGCAAGCAGCAACTCGCCCATATGGCGACACTGCTCGACGACCTCTACCCGACCTTCCGACTGTTTCTCTATGACGGCCGCATGCGATATTCGATCCCGCTCACCATCTTCGGCCCTTATCGGGCAGCCATCTATGTCGGCGACATGTATGTGGTGCTGAACGCCACCCAGCCGATCCAGGCCCTGACCCGCCATTTCGACAATCTGATCCGCGTCGCCGATGTCAACCCGCACGAGGCCGCCGCCTTCGCGCGCAATCTGGCTGGCATGTCGTTCCCATCAGGCTCTGTCTGA
- a CDS encoding fatty acid desaturase, protein MAGKSIRRSSTPAIEWPTVFLAFFCYGTWLATGFLLWPSYPILALAILGFILALQSSIMHEVLHGHPTRNAVINETFVFLPTGLVWPFRRFKTLHLRHHADERLTDPLDDPESYYQALWQHEDLPPTMKFLLKINNTMAGRFFLGPWLSCIGFFIDEAKHAMAGDKVIRKAWLLHAIGLAVVVPIVQFGFGIPLWLYILVPVWLGQSLIAIRTFAEHQWSEHPEGRTVIIERSPLSFLFLNNNLHFVHHKSPTVAWYNLPKLFRDRREEWLRMNNGYAYPNYFALIKSYAFRAKEPLVHPVLRRAPEPGRAFKPRIRARNVNGLGTAPVPAEPPKE, encoded by the coding sequence ATGGCAGGCAAGAGTATCAGACGAAGCAGCACACCAGCCATCGAGTGGCCGACCGTATTCCTCGCTTTCTTCTGTTACGGAACATGGCTCGCCACCGGCTTCCTGCTCTGGCCGTCCTATCCCATCCTGGCTCTCGCCATCCTCGGCTTCATCCTGGCGTTGCAGTCATCGATCATGCACGAAGTGCTGCATGGCCATCCGACACGCAATGCGGTGATCAATGAGACTTTCGTGTTCCTGCCGACCGGTCTGGTCTGGCCGTTCCGCCGCTTCAAGACGCTGCACTTGCGCCACCATGCCGACGAGCGGCTGACCGATCCGCTGGATGATCCCGAAAGCTATTATCAGGCGCTGTGGCAGCATGAAGACCTGCCGCCGACGATGAAGTTCCTGCTGAAGATCAACAACACGATGGCAGGCCGTTTCTTCCTTGGTCCCTGGCTATCGTGCATCGGCTTCTTCATCGACGAAGCCAAGCATGCGATGGCCGGCGACAAGGTTATTCGCAAAGCCTGGCTGCTGCATGCGATCGGCCTTGCGGTCGTTGTCCCGATCGTGCAGTTCGGCTTCGGCATCCCGCTGTGGCTCTACATTCTGGTGCCGGTGTGGCTCGGTCAGTCGCTGATTGCGATCCGCACTTTCGCCGAGCATCAGTGGTCGGAACATCCGGAAGGCCGCACGGTGATCATCGAGCGCTCGCCGCTGTCCTTCCTGTTCCTCAACAACAATCTGCATTTCGTCCACCACAAGAGCCCGACCGTGGCTTGGTACAATCTGCCGAAGCTGTTCCGCGACCGTCGTGAGGAGTGGTTGCGGATGAACAATGGCTATGCCTATCCGAACTATTTCGCGCTGATCAAATCCTATGCCTTCAGGGCAAAAGAGCCGCTCGTCCACCCGGTGCTGCGGCGTGCGCCGGAGCCGGGCAGGGCATTCAAGCCGCGCATCAGGGCGCGCAACGTCAATGGGCTGGGTACCGCGCCGGTTCCCGCTGAGCCGCCCAAGGAATAA
- a CDS encoding urea carboxylase-associated family protein, whose product MPDPRRIVVPPQSGRSFRVSRGDLVRIVDPKGQQVSDLWAFTTEPTLDWLSTSQTRDITERLFPGTGDHFYSAAAKPMLTLVEDASPGPHDMLYPACDSALYERAGFPNHPNCRDNLMQALAAEGISLPFAPDPVDLFQNSLPQPDGRLVVEASINPPGGSVTLRAEQDLLLVVTACSVDYYPTNGGVCTEIEVEITAGS is encoded by the coding sequence ATGCCAGACCCGCGCCGCATCGTCGTTCCTCCACAATCGGGCCGCTCCTTCCGCGTCTCGCGCGGAGACCTCGTTCGCATCGTCGACCCCAAGGGACAGCAGGTTTCGGATCTCTGGGCCTTCACCACCGAACCGACGCTGGACTGGCTCAGCACCTCGCAGACCCGCGACATCACCGAGCGGCTGTTTCCTGGCACCGGCGACCATTTCTACAGCGCCGCCGCCAAGCCGATGCTGACACTGGTCGAGGATGCCTCACCGGGCCCGCATGACATGCTTTACCCCGCTTGCGACAGCGCGCTCTACGAGCGGGCCGGCTTTCCCAACCACCCGAACTGCCGGGACAATCTGATGCAGGCGCTGGCCGCCGAGGGCATATCGCTGCCCTTCGCTCCCGATCCGGTCGATCTCTTCCAGAACTCCCTGCCGCAGCCGGACGGCAGGCTGGTGGTCGAGGCGTCGATCAATCCGCCCGGCGGCTCCGTGACGTTGCGCGCCGAACAGGACCTGCTGTTGGTGGTTACCGCCTGCTCGGTCGATTACTACCCGACCAATGGTGGAGTCTGCACCGAGATCGAGGTCGAGATCACCGCCGGATCGTGA
- a CDS encoding M24 family metallopeptidase — translation MDSAAPKGSFGRHRKIMPFEPGSTEALREASREKAASINQHVLGYGAQAETEWAAAGIAAPDLPAMRKYRLDRIRAELKRRGYAGALLYDPVNIRYATDSTNMQLWVAHNPTRHCFVATEGPVVLFDYFSCEHLSDHSGVVDEVRPAISWMYLYGGELTDQKVRRWAAGIADLVREHGGGNNRIAVDHINPEGVEELARLGVSIGNGEAVMESARLIKSPDEILAMRRSIVACEAAMGEMEQALKPGISENELWAELHRGNIARGGEWIETRLLASGPRTNPWFQECSSRVIEAGDLVAFDTDLIGPYGFCADLSRTWLCGDTKPTNEQRDLFRIAADQIINNTELMQPGISFRDLVERSAVPPGDCFPTRYGVLYHGVGLADEYPTLPHASDWTSDTPDGVIEPGMVLCVESYIGRLGGREGVKIEEQILITEAGNEQLSTYPLDARLLG, via the coding sequence ATGGACAGCGCGGCGCCCAAGGGCAGCTTCGGCCGCCACCGCAAGATCATGCCGTTCGAGCCAGGCTCGACCGAGGCGCTGCGCGAAGCCTCCCGTGAGAAGGCGGCTTCAATCAACCAGCATGTGCTGGGCTATGGCGCCCAGGCTGAAACCGAATGGGCGGCGGCAGGCATTGCCGCCCCCGATCTGCCGGCGATGCGCAAATATCGGCTCGACCGCATCCGCGCCGAGTTGAAGCGCCGCGGCTATGCCGGCGCCCTGCTCTACGATCCCGTCAACATCCGCTACGCGACCGACAGCACCAACATGCAGCTGTGGGTGGCGCACAACCCGACGCGGCATTGTTTCGTCGCCACCGAAGGCCCGGTGGTGCTGTTCGACTATTTTTCCTGCGAGCACCTGTCCGATCATTCCGGCGTCGTCGACGAGGTGCGTCCGGCCATATCGTGGATGTACCTCTATGGCGGCGAACTGACCGACCAGAAAGTCCGTCGCTGGGCCGCCGGCATCGCCGACCTGGTCAGGGAACATGGCGGCGGCAACAACCGCATCGCCGTCGACCACATCAATCCGGAAGGCGTCGAGGAACTGGCGCGCCTGGGTGTTTCCATCGGCAATGGCGAAGCGGTGATGGAAAGCGCCCGACTGATCAAGTCACCAGACGAGATCCTTGCCATGCGCCGGTCCATCGTCGCCTGCGAGGCGGCGATGGGCGAGATGGAACAGGCGTTGAAGCCTGGCATCTCCGAGAACGAATTGTGGGCCGAACTGCATCGCGGCAACATTGCGCGCGGCGGCGAATGGATCGAGACGCGGCTGCTGGCGTCGGGACCACGCACCAATCCGTGGTTCCAGGAATGTTCGTCGCGCGTCATCGAAGCCGGCGACCTCGTCGCCTTCGACACCGACCTGATCGGCCCCTACGGATTCTGCGCCGACCTGTCGCGCACATGGCTGTGCGGCGATACAAAGCCGACCAACGAACAGCGCGACCTGTTCCGGATCGCGGCCGACCAGATCATCAACAACACTGAATTGATGCAGCCGGGCATCTCGTTTCGCGACCTTGTCGAACGCTCCGCGGTGCCGCCGGGAGACTGTTTCCCGACGCGCTACGGCGTGCTCTATCACGGCGTTGGGCTGGCCGACGAGTACCCGACCCTGCCACATGCCAGCGACTGGACATCAGACACGCCGGACGGGGTAATCGAACCCGGCATGGTGCTATGCGTGGAAAGCTATATCGGACGGCTTGGCGGGCGCGAAGGCGTCAAGATCGAGGAGCAGATCCTCATCACCGAAGCCGGCAACGAGCAGCTTTCAACCTACCCGTTGGATGCGCGGCTGCTCGGCTAA
- a CDS encoding phosphate/phosphite/phosphonate ABC transporter substrate-binding protein, with product MSELVAALPMYDWPEVHDEVDAQWVRLRDAFRQRGINAPETIVRRNGDLPPVPGGIHDTNGKLIAPDPATLPPDELDYHKLWLHPALLFAQTCWGPMELGLSKHVQVVGQPSYDAYEGGQGELYSSALVMRTGEGPEARSPADGKAFLPLDLIRGKRFTFNSLDSMSGTIGLTRDLEAQGESLDIFASRSQSGGHRGSIVAVAEGKADIAAIDCESWALAQRFEPAARKVAIVGWTARRKGLPFITARTTPEKTVLAMREALAGLAEQPRIQRVG from the coding sequence ATGAGCGAATTGGTTGCGGCGTTGCCGATGTATGACTGGCCTGAGGTGCACGATGAAGTCGACGCCCAATGGGTGCGGCTGCGCGACGCCTTTAGGCAACGGGGCATCAATGCGCCGGAAACCATTGTGCGGCGCAATGGCGACCTGCCACCGGTGCCCGGTGGTATCCACGATACCAATGGCAAGCTGATCGCGCCCGATCCGGCGACGTTGCCGCCCGACGAACTCGATTATCACAAGCTTTGGCTGCACCCGGCGCTGTTGTTTGCGCAGACCTGCTGGGGGCCGATGGAACTCGGCTTGTCCAAACACGTCCAGGTCGTGGGTCAACCAAGCTATGACGCCTACGAGGGCGGGCAAGGCGAACTCTATTCCAGCGCGCTGGTGATGCGCACAGGCGAGGGTCCGGAGGCTCGATCGCCCGCCGACGGCAAGGCCTTCCTCCCGCTTGATCTGATCCGTGGCAAGCGCTTCACCTTCAACAGCCTCGATTCGATGTCGGGCACCATTGGGCTGACGCGCGACCTTGAAGCGCAAGGCGAAAGCCTGGACATCTTTGCGTCACGCAGCCAGAGCGGAGGCCATCGCGGCTCGATCGTCGCTGTCGCCGAGGGCAAGGCGGATATAGCCGCGATCGACTGCGAAAGCTGGGCGCTTGCGCAGCGTTTCGAACCGGCGGCGCGCAAGGTAGCGATCGTCGGCTGGACGGCACGGCGCAAGGGCCTGCCATTCATCACCGCCAGGACGACGCCTGAAAAGACGGTCCTCGCGATGCGCGAAGCACTCGCCGGATTAGCCGAGCAGCCGCGCATCCAACGGGTAGGTTGA
- a CDS encoding glutamine amidotransferase-related protein, whose amino-acid sequence MKKRIVLLRHSDEPADDRVFTYLRQNGYEPVLRRAYAGEALDADDGVAGGVVYGGMYNVYDTLRHPFLLDEYRFIDFCMNSDIPLLGICQGAQQIAWHRGAHVGPPASGMHEFGYYPLYPTVGAADFLSVPIHVTQSHWHGFELPEGAQHLASSDLFPNQAFRIGDKVYGLQFHAEATPIGFRRVQTRPGANYDKPGAQTREEQDRLMSLHDAGQAAWFNGFLRKLFPPLI is encoded by the coding sequence ATGAAGAAACGTATTGTTCTGCTGCGCCACAGCGACGAGCCTGCTGACGACCGCGTGTTCACCTATCTCCGGCAAAACGGCTACGAGCCGGTCTTGCGTCGAGCCTATGCCGGAGAGGCGCTGGATGCGGATGACGGTGTCGCGGGCGGCGTCGTCTATGGCGGCATGTACAACGTCTACGATACGTTGCGGCATCCATTCTTGCTGGATGAGTACCGATTTATCGACTTCTGCATGAATTCGGATATCCCGTTGCTCGGTATCTGCCAGGGCGCCCAGCAGATCGCCTGGCATCGCGGTGCGCATGTCGGTCCGCCGGCGAGCGGCATGCATGAATTTGGCTATTATCCACTCTATCCGACCGTGGGAGCGGCAGATTTCCTGTCCGTGCCGATCCATGTGACGCAGTCACACTGGCATGGCTTCGAATTGCCGGAAGGCGCCCAGCACCTTGCCTCGAGCGACCTGTTTCCCAACCAGGCTTTCCGTATCGGCGACAAGGTCTACGGCCTGCAGTTCCACGCGGAAGCCACGCCGATCGGTTTCAGGCGCGTGCAGACCCGCCCTGGCGCGAACTATGACAAGCCGGGCGCACAGACGCGCGAGGAGCAGGACCGTCTCATGAGTCTGCATGATGCCGGGCAAGCCGCCTGGTTCAACGGATTCCTGCGGAAACTGTTTCCGCCTTTGATTTAG